One stretch of Amycolatopsis sp. NBC_00345 DNA includes these proteins:
- a CDS encoding phosphotransferase produces the protein MTVDTSSTDDSTVGAGAEPVAAAIAAGESVLSRRFGSAITLVSPENLAGSGPATVLRARVVSSSFALPRTLVIKHYPDPPEPGYADPFAQEAVSYQLFTALSPDERMCPELLAHDGRQRVLVIEDLGRAPTLHDKLSARDSRAAERALLSWARSLGRLHASTASREADFNALLRRLGGPVRNEDNDLAETLDEVPPLLEELLGIVTPEPIRARVAESVALARSAAFRAFSPSELSPENNLVTGSGVRFLDFERGRVRTALVDAAYLRLPFASCDDALALPAGMSEAMIAAWRAEVVGVWPSFADDEELAAQLTVSELLLVWLITSDMLPTLDLTRHATPVSREAALVTWWRELAKHAGYARLTDIAEHATRVAAALGARLGPHADLAFYPAFR, from the coding sequence ATGACAGTCGACACCTCCTCCACCGACGATTCCACCGTCGGTGCGGGAGCCGAGCCCGTCGCCGCGGCGATCGCGGCGGGGGAAAGCGTGTTATCGCGCCGCTTCGGCAGCGCGATCACGCTCGTGTCGCCCGAGAACCTCGCCGGCAGCGGGCCCGCGACGGTGCTGCGGGCGCGGGTCGTTTCCTCGTCCTTCGCGCTGCCGCGCACGTTGGTCATCAAGCACTACCCGGATCCGCCGGAGCCCGGTTACGCCGACCCGTTCGCGCAGGAGGCGGTGAGCTACCAGCTCTTCACCGCGCTCTCGCCCGACGAGCGGATGTGCCCCGAACTGCTTGCGCACGACGGCCGCCAGCGGGTGCTCGTGATCGAGGACCTCGGCCGCGCCCCGACGTTGCACGACAAGCTCTCCGCGCGTGATTCCCGCGCGGCGGAGCGGGCGCTGCTGTCGTGGGCCCGTTCGCTCGGCCGGCTGCACGCGAGCACCGCGAGCCGCGAGGCCGACTTCAACGCGCTCCTGCGCCGGCTCGGCGGCCCGGTCCGCAACGAGGACAACGACCTCGCCGAAACCCTCGACGAGGTCCCGCCGCTGCTCGAGGAACTGCTGGGCATCGTCACGCCGGAGCCGATCCGCGCGCGCGTGGCGGAGTCCGTGGCGCTGGCGCGGTCGGCGGCGTTCCGCGCGTTCAGCCCGTCGGAGCTGAGCCCGGAGAACAACCTGGTCACCGGCTCGGGCGTGCGCTTCCTGGACTTCGAGCGCGGCCGCGTCCGCACGGCACTGGTGGACGCCGCGTACCTGCGCCTGCCGTTCGCCTCGTGCGACGACGCCCTCGCGTTGCCCGCGGGGATGAGCGAGGCGATGATCGCCGCGTGGCGCGCCGAAGTGGTCGGCGTCTGGCCCTCCTTCGCGGACGACGAGGAACTCGCGGCCCAGCTGACGGTCAGCGAGCTGCTGCTCGTCTGGCTCATCACCAGCGACATGCTCCCGACCCTGGACCTCACCCGCCACGCGACGCCGGTCAGCCGCGAGGCCGCGCTGGTCACCTGGTGGCGCGAGCTGGCGAAACACGCTGGTTACGCGCGCCTCACCGACATCGCCGAGCACGCCACCCGCGTGGCCGCCGCGCTGGGCGCCCGGCTGGGCCCTCACGCCGACCTGGCCTTTTACCCCGCCTTTCGCTGA
- a CDS encoding metallophosphoesterase family protein, with the protein MPSSVAVLSDIHGVLPALDAVLAEPDVQAADVVVLCGDHAAGPLPVPTLDRLVALGDRAVWVRGNADRELVTLAGGGTTSIPDPIAPWAAARLRPDQVRLLAGLPLTVTLDIDGLGEVLFCHATPRDDEEVVLVDSPLSRWAEVLEGVTAPTVVCGHTHMPFTRLADRRRVVNPGSVGMPYGTTGAHWARLGPGVELRRTPYDAEKACRQLVAESGYEDVGEFADYFVRHPVSDAEALRVFSPRARGTSAT; encoded by the coding sequence ATGCCCTCCTCGGTCGCGGTGCTCTCGGACATCCACGGCGTGCTGCCGGCGCTCGACGCCGTGCTGGCGGAGCCGGACGTGCAAGCGGCCGACGTCGTGGTGCTGTGCGGCGACCACGCGGCGGGACCGCTTCCGGTGCCGACGCTGGACCGGCTCGTGGCGCTCGGCGACCGCGCGGTCTGGGTGCGCGGCAACGCCGACCGCGAGCTGGTCACGCTGGCCGGCGGCGGGACGACGAGCATCCCGGACCCGATCGCGCCGTGGGCCGCCGCGCGGCTGAGGCCTGACCAGGTGCGGCTGCTGGCGGGGCTGCCACTCACCGTCACGCTGGACATCGACGGGCTCGGCGAGGTGCTGTTCTGCCACGCGACACCGCGTGACGACGAGGAAGTAGTGCTCGTCGACAGTCCACTTTCGCGCTGGGCGGAGGTGCTCGAAGGCGTCACCGCCCCGACCGTGGTGTGCGGGCACACGCACATGCCGTTCACCCGGCTCGCCGACCGGCGCCGCGTGGTCAACCCCGGCAGCGTCGGAATGCCTTACGGGACAACGGGTGCGCACTGGGCGCGGCTCGGCCCGGGCGTCGAACTTCGGCGAACTCCTTACGACGCCGAGAAAGCGTGCCGGCAGCTCGTCGCGGAATCGGGGTACGAGGACGTCGGGGAGTTCGCGGACTACTTCGTGCGGCACCCGGTCTCGGACGCCGAAGCGCTGCGGGTGTTCAGCCCGCGTGCCCGCGGAACGAGCGCCACATGA
- a CDS encoding SGNH/GDSL hydrolase family protein — MVFRVTVISVQVTQVPQPAASPEPREPAAPRESAAPLKNARRLAVLGDSTAVGLGDPLPHRGGWRGVGPLVAEALGVGEDGYLNPSFTGARMNCVLSQQLPLVLAHRPDVALMVVGMNDTLRPDFDAARISADLTEIIRTLAAAGTTVVPVRFHDHGKVFRLPQALKRALSARVAELNAAIDSVVATEGVPCLDLDTMPGAYDLTAWSVDRLHPSELGHRMLAVGFTALLADAGFAVPEPVSLTCSGGVEPSAAGHFGWLVAKGVPWLWRRGREFLPYAAVIMWRSFRGHAG, encoded by the coding sequence ATGGTCTTTCGCGTGACCGTGATCAGTGTCCAAGTCACCCAGGTTCCGCAGCCCGCCGCGTCGCCGGAACCGCGGGAGCCTGCCGCACCGCGGGAATCCGCAGCGCCGCTGAAGAACGCGCGGCGCCTCGCCGTGCTCGGGGACTCCACCGCGGTGGGCCTCGGCGACCCGCTGCCGCACCGGGGCGGCTGGCGCGGGGTCGGGCCGCTCGTCGCCGAGGCGCTGGGCGTCGGCGAGGACGGCTACCTCAACCCGTCCTTCACCGGTGCCCGCATGAACTGTGTGCTCTCCCAGCAGCTACCGCTCGTGCTGGCGCACCGGCCGGACGTCGCGCTGATGGTGGTCGGCATGAACGACACGCTGCGCCCCGACTTCGACGCGGCGCGAATCTCCGCCGACCTCACCGAGATCATCCGCACGCTCGCCGCGGCCGGCACCACGGTCGTGCCCGTGCGGTTCCACGACCACGGCAAGGTGTTCCGCCTGCCGCAGGCGCTCAAGCGGGCGCTCAGCGCGCGGGTCGCCGAGCTGAACGCCGCCATCGACTCGGTCGTCGCCACCGAGGGCGTGCCCTGCCTCGACCTCGACACGATGCCCGGCGCCTACGACCTCACCGCGTGGAGCGTCGACCGCCTGCACCCCTCGGAACTCGGCCACCGGATGCTCGCGGTGGGCTTCACCGCGCTGCTCGCCGACGCCGGGTTCGCCGTGCCGGAGCCGGTCAGCCTGACCTGCTCGGGCGGCGTGGAACCGAGCGCCGCGGGGCACTTCGGCTGGCTGGTGGCCAAGGGCGTGCCGTGGCTGTGGCGTCGGGGACGCGAATTCCTGCCCTACGCCGCGGTGATCATGTGGCGCTCGTTCCGCGGGCACGCGGGCTGA